GCATAGCGCAACTGAAAGATGTCGAGCGGCGAGGCCTGCGCTGCGAACGGCCAGCCCGGCGCATTGTCACCCTGCGCAATGTCCACCGGTGCCTGCACGAACACGCCTTTGCCCGGCTGGATACTGACCACGCCCAGCGCACTGAGCGACGACAGCGCCTCGCGCAACGACGCCCGACTGACCCCCAGTTGCACCGCCAGATCCCGTTGCGACGGCAACGCATCGCCCGCACCGAAACCCTGCTCGGTGATCAGTTTGCGAATGGCTTGCAGCGCCACTTCGGGTACGGCGCGGGAGATCGAGTTCATGGTTTTTCAGACGAGCCAGGCCAAGGTGCGGCTAGTTGTAAAGCTATTCGCCGGATCCGGCAAGTCGTGCCCCAGCGGGGTTCGGCGCCCGCTGCCGGTGCGCCATCGGGGTGCGAAAAACAACCTGACTGTTCAGACCAGTAAGACCGAACAAACCCGGCAAACCTGCGGCCTGCCGGGGATAAATCCGGGTATTGGCACGGCCCGTGCTCTGTCCGATCGCAGAAATCACTTCCCGTCGATCCGGAGATTTGCCATGACCCTGCGTTACCGAGCCCTCCTCGCCGCTCTGTTTTCCAGCCTGATGCTGAGCCAGATCCCCGCCCACGCCGATGGCCTGGAAGACGTGGTCAAACGCGGCACACTGAAAGTTGCCGTGCCTCAGGACTTCCCGCCATTCGGCTCGGTCGGCCCGGACATGAAACCCCGTGGCCTGGATATCGACACGGCGAAGCTGCTGGCTGATCAACTTAAGGTCAAACTCGAACTGACCCCGGTCAACAGCACCAACCGCATCCCGTTCCTCACCACCGGCAAGGTCGACCTGGTGATCTCCAGCCTCGGCAAGAACCCGGAGCGCGAGAAAGTCATCGACTTCTCCCACGCCTACGCGCCTTTCTACCTCGCGGTGTTCGGCCCGCCTGATGCCGCCGTCACTACGCTCGACGACCTCAAGGGCAAAACCATCAGCGTCACCCGTGGCGCCATCGAAGACATCGAGCTGACCAAGGTCGCCCCCGAAGGCGTGACCATCAAGCGCTTCGAAGACAACAACTCGACCATCGCCGCCTATCTCGCAGGGCAGGTCGACCTGATCGCCAGCGGCAACGTGGTGATGGTGGCGATCAGCGAGAAGAACCCGAAACGCGTGCCGGCGCTGAAAGTGAAGCTCAAGGACTCGCCGGTCTATGTCGGCGTGAACAAGAACGAGCCCGCGCTGCTGGGCAAAGTCAACGAGATCCTCGCCACCGCCAAGGCTGACGGCGCGCTGGAGAAAAACTCGCAGACCTGGCTCAAAGAGCCGCTGCCGGCCGACCTCTGATCGGTCGCGCGGGAGACAATTGATGGCTTATCAGTTCGATTTCATGCCGGTGGTGCAAAACACCGACCTGCTGCTGCGCGGCGCGCTGTTCACCCTGGAGCTGACGGCGATTGGCGCGCTGTTCGGGGTCGGCGTGGGCATCGTCGGCGCACTGGTGCGGGCGTGGAACATCCGCCCGTTCTCGGCACTCTTCGGCGTCTACGTCGAGTTGATCCGCAACACGCCATTTCTGGTGCAACTGTTCTTCATCTTCTTCGGCCTGCCCTCGCTCGGGGTGCAGATTTCCGAGTGGCAGGCGGCGGTGCTGGCGATGGTGATCAACCTCGGCGCGTATTCGACCGAGATCATCCGCGCCGGCATCCAGGCGATTCCGCGCGGACAACTGGAAGCCGCTGCCGCACTGGCGATGAGCCGTTTCGAAGCGTTCCGCCATGTGGTCCTGCTGCCGGCGCTGGGCAAGGTCTGGCCGGCCCTGAGCAGCCAGATCATCATCGTCATGCTCGGTTCGGCGGTGTGTTCGCAGATCGCCACCGAGGAGCTGAGCTTCGCCGCCAACTTCATTCAGTCACGCAACTTCC
The Pseudomonas fluorescens genome window above contains:
- a CDS encoding transporter substrate-binding domain-containing protein; the encoded protein is MTLRYRALLAALFSSLMLSQIPAHADGLEDVVKRGTLKVAVPQDFPPFGSVGPDMKPRGLDIDTAKLLADQLKVKLELTPVNSTNRIPFLTTGKVDLVISSLGKNPEREKVIDFSHAYAPFYLAVFGPPDAAVTTLDDLKGKTISVTRGAIEDIELTKVAPEGVTIKRFEDNNSTIAAYLAGQVDLIASGNVVMVAISEKNPKRVPALKVKLKDSPVYVGVNKNEPALLGKVNEILATAKADGALEKNSQTWLKEPLPADL
- a CDS encoding amino acid ABC transporter permease, producing MAYQFDFMPVVQNTDLLLRGALFTLELTAIGALFGVGVGIVGALVRAWNIRPFSALFGVYVELIRNTPFLVQLFFIFFGLPSLGVQISEWQAAVLAMVINLGAYSTEIIRAGIQAIPRGQLEAAAALAMSRFEAFRHVVLLPALGKVWPALSSQIIIVMLGSAVCSQIATEELSFAANFIQSRNFRAFETYALTTLIYLCMALLIRQLLNWIGRRYIARSSQ